The Geomonas agri genome contains the following window.
GATGCTGTCGGCCGACACCAGCCCCTCCAGCTCCTGCCCCGACTTAGCCCTGATGCGCACCTCGAAATCGCGCACGGCCCCTTTCTGCGCTAACTCGACCAGCAGCGTCCCGGCCTGCGCCGGGTCGAGCCAGAGCCCGAGCTCGTCGCTGCTGCACCCGATCACCTCGTCCCTGTCGTAGCCCAGCACCTTGAGAAACGCCTCGTTCACTTCCACCAGCTTGCCGTTGGCAAGGTTCGCGATGCTCAACAGGTCAGGTGTGGCCTGGAAGATGGTGGAGAAACGCCGCTCCGACGCACGCAGCGCCGCAAGCTGCTGGGCCACCAGCCGCCGCAGCGTGATCTTTTCACCGACCCGGTCCAGTACCCGAAACAGTTCCGGGTAGTTGACCGGCTTCAGGATGTAGTGGTCCATTCCGATTTCAATGGCGTTCATCAGGTAGGCGGTCTCGCTGTGGGCGGTGACTGCGACGATAGTGGCATCGGGGTTGAGCTGCTTGATCTCGCGGGCCATGGCGATGCCGTTCATCTGGGGCATGTTGATGTCGGTCACCACTAGGTCCGGCTGGTACTGGCGGTACAGCTCCAGCCCCGCCCTGCCGTCGTCGGCCGAATAGATCCTGATCCCGGGGTAATTGAGGGAAAGCATCCTGGCGAGCATCTCACGCGACTCGATCTCGTCCTCGACCAAAAGCAGGGAGACGTCGCTGAAACGTAGTCGGGGTTGTTCCATCGGTCACACCTCAATGCAGAAGCGGGCACCCTGTTCCGTGTTGCTGACGGTAAGGGTCCCTTTCATGTTCTTTTCGACGATGGTCTTGGACATGAACAGACCGATGCCGGTCCCCTTGTCGGGCCCCTTGGTGGTGAAATACGGATCGAAAACCTTCTCGATGATGTCGGCGGGTATGCCTCCAGCGTTATCCTCTACGCAGAGCACGGTCTTGCCGTGCTGCCGGCGCAGCCGCACCTCGATCTTCGGTTCTGCCACCTTGCGCTCCAGAAGCACGTCCTTGGCGTTCATCAAGATATTGACCAGCACCTGTGAGTATTCGTTGGGGGAGCCGAAAATCTCCGCCTCGGGGTCGGCTTCCACGTCGAAGGTGATCTTGGCGGCGGTGAAGGCTGCCTGTAGGATGGCGAGGGTCTGTTCCAGGATGGCTGCTGCCAGGAATCGCTGCTTTTCCTTCTCCGGTCCGAAGAAGTTGCGGAAACCGTCAATGGTCTGCGACATGTAGTTGATGACCTGCATGGCACGGGAGACGCTGTTTTCCAGGTACTGCTTGGTTAACAGCCCTTGCTCGCAAAAGCTGGGCAGTTCCTGGACGATGAGCCCCAGGGTGTTCAGCGGCTGGCGCCACTGGTGGGCTATGTTGCCAATCATCTCACCCATGGCCGCCAGCCGCCCCTGGCGGATCAGCAACTGCTCCTGGCGTCGCAGCTCTTCCACGGCGCGTAACCGCTCGGTCATCTCCTCCCTGAGCGCCTCCTGGGCCAGCACGCTGTCGGTGATGTTAAGGCAGGCCCCCACCAGCCTGAGTGGCGTGCCGTGCTCGTCGTAGGAGACGCGGGCGCGCATGCTAAGCCAGTTGACCCTGCCGTCGGGCGGCGTGGTGCGGTACTCGGCGCTGTAGAGCCCGGTGCCGGTGGTGCTCCTGGCATCCTTCACAATCTGCTCCAGCCGTTCCCGGTCTTCGGGGTGCACCATCCGCAGCACGGTTTCGAGGTCTACATCGGTTTCTTGATTCAAGCCGTAGTGCTGTTTGGCTATGGGGGACCAGTCTCCCTTGCCGGTCTGCAGGCTGACATCGAAGATGCCCAATCCGGTGGCCTCGACGGCGAGTTTCAACCTCGCTTCGCTCGCCTTGAGCGCCTGCTCGGCGCGTTTCAGGTCAGTCAGGTCCACCGCAAAACCGATTCCCTCGGCGGTCGAGTCGGCCATCCTCGCCATGGCGGTGAGTGCTGCTACGGGTTCCTTGCTGTTGCGCCTGATGAACACCTTCTGGTAGGTCTTGCTGATGCCGCGGGTGATGGTTTCGTCCATGGCGGCCCGGTCTTTGGCGTGCTCCTCGGGAGGGGTGACGTCGGCCAAGCTCAAGGTCCCGCCTCGACACTCCTGTCCGCTGTAACCGACCAACTCGCAGTAGGCGTCGTTGGCGTCGGTGATGAACCCGTCCCGGTTCCAGAAGAAGATGGCACTCAGGCTCGACTCGTAGAGCCAGCGGAACCTAGTCTCGCTGGCGCGCAGTTTTTCCTGGGTCTCGCGCAAGTCGTTGATGTCGGTCGCCGTGCCGTACCACTTGACCACCCTCCCCTCCTCGTCACGTTGGGGAACGGCGCGGGCCAGGTGCCAGCGGTAATCGTCACCGTGGTGCTTGATGCGCTGCTCTATCTGGTAGATCTCCCCGGTGGCCACAGCATGGCTCCACGCCTGGGCGGTCCTCTCCCGGTCGCCGGGGTAGATGCAGTCGGTTATCAGGCTTGCAGGATTACCCTTGGTCTGCACCAGGATGCAGCGCTTGACGCCGGTGTAGTTCTCGAAGTGGGCATTGAGGTAGTCCAGGTTGCCGTCGGGGTTGGCGGTCCAGACGATCTGCGGCATGGAGTCGGCCAGGTTGCGGAAGCGCTGGGCGGAGCGGCGCAGCTCCTCCTCGTTGGACCTGCGCTTGGTGATGTCGAAGATGACGCCGATAAAGCGGCAGGACGTCTCCTCGCACCAGAACCGCCCCATCACACTCACCCATACCACTGCATGGTCGTCCGCCCTGAAGATGCGATGCTCCGAAGTGAACAGATCGTGCTCCGTGCAAGCGCGATCGAGCTCGGCCATGACCCGGTCCTTGTCCTCGGGATGGATCCGGCCCTGCCACATGGACAGTGTAGCCAGGGCACTTTGCCCTTCGGGTGCGGGGTAGCCGAGCACGACAAAGTGGTGCCTGGACCAGATGCCTTGCCCGCTGGCGGTGTCCATGTCGCAGGAACCCATTTGGGCCGCGTCCAGGGCCAGCTGGAGCCGCTCTTCGCTCTCCCGGAGGGCCTTGGCGGCGCTTCTGCTCTCAGTGATGTCGGTGAGGGCGGCCAGCCCCGAAATGATGTTGCCAGTGATGTCGCGCAGCGGCGTCGCGTTGACCTGCACGAAGCCGCGGGTGCCGTCGCCGCGCAGGATCTGGTATTCTTCGGCCAGAACGGTCTCGCCCTCCTTGATGGCCCGCACCAGCGGGTACTTTTGCGCGGGAAGCGGTGCCCCGTCCGGCGTGTACATCCTCCAGCGGCAGTGATCCGCCGCGTTCTCCACCTCGTCCACGTCGTCGCGGAAGATCGCGCGGTTCAACTCGTTTTGGTACACCACCTTGCCGGACGGTGCCTCGGCGATGATGACCCCTACCGGAAGTTGTTCGACCACCGCCTCGAAGCGCGCCTGCTGAAAGGCAAGTTCCTTCATCATGACTTCACGCTCGGCGTCCGCCGCCTTGCGCTGGGAGACGTCGCGGGCGATGATCTGGACGGCGGGAATGCCCTGGTACTCAATCCGGGTCGAGGAGCTTTCCATGAACAGCTCCTTGCCGTCCAGACGCAGCAACCTGAACTCCAGCGTCGAGGGGTCCTCACCCATCATGACCGCGTCGATGCTCTGCTGCATCGCCTTGCGGTCTCCCGGGTAGATAAGTTCCAGCACGGTATGCTCCTGCAGTTGTGCGAGGTTCCACGCACCGTAGGTGCCAAGCGCCGCGCAGTTGGCGTAGAGGAAGGCGCCGTCGCGGTGCACCAGCACCGCGTCCGGGGCCATCTCGACCAAGGCGCGGTAGTAGCGCTCGCTCTCACGCAGCAGCCGTTCCTTCTGGACCCGTTCCGCGTTTTCGCGTGCGATGATGGATATGCCGGTGAGGATACCTGCGGCGTCGAAGATGGGGGACAGGGTGAGGGAGACCTGGACTTCGCGTCCCCCCTTGGCGAGGCGCACCGTCTCCATGTTGCGGATTTGCCCCCCCGCCAGGACCTTGCGGGTGATCTGTTCCAGCTCATCGAGGCGGTCGGCGGGAACAAGTATGCGGATGTTTTCTCCGACGACCTCCTCAGCTTGGTAGCCGTAGAGATCTTGGGCGGCCTGGTTCCAACTGGTGATGATGCCGTCGGGGGTTTTGCTGAGGATGGCGTCGTTGGAGGAATCAACGATGGCCGCCAGAAGCGCCATGGCGATTTCCTTGTCCTCAGCCTGAATTGCCCCGGGTCTTCCTGTCATGGCGCCTCGCACGGGCTAGGTCTCCTTTAGGTAGCTGCCCGACTCCGGATTCGGCTCCAGGGTGAAGTAGAACGTGGCGCCCTGCCCCACCTCCCCTTCCGCCCACAGGCGTCCGCCGTGCCTGAGCACGATGCTATGGGCGGTGGCGAGCCCGATCCCGGTCCCGGCCCACCCGAATTCCTCGGGGGCGTGGATGGTCTGGAAGGGTTTAAAGAGCTTCTGGGCGTATTTCATGTTGAACCCTACCCCGTTGTCGCGCACGAAATAGGTACGCACCCCCTCCCGGTCGGTCCAACCGAACTCGATGAGGCCTCGCTCGCTCTTCGAAGTGAATTTCCAGGCGTTGCCCAGCAGGTGTCCCAGTGCCTTTCCCAGCAGTTCCGGGTCGCCCTTGACCCGGGCTCCCTCGGCTATTACGAAGTCCACCTTGCGCTCCGGCGCGCTGGCGGCGAGGTCGCGGGCGATGTTGCGAGCCAAAAGGCTCAGGTCGGTGTCGCCTATGGTGAGGGCGCAGCGGGCCAGGTGGGTGAGGCTGTTGAAGGCATCCATGATCTGTTTGATCTGTTGCACCACGTTGGCGCTCCGCTCGGCGTACTGGCGGCAATTGGCGTGGCCGCAGGCGCCGCAGTCCTCCAAAAGCGCGGTGCAAAATCCTTCCATGCGCGCGACCGGCGCCCGGAGATCGTGTGAGACAAAGTAGCTGAAGTTCTCCAACTCGCTCACGGTGGCCTGCAGAAGTGACGTGCGCTGCAGCACGCGCCGCTCCAGTTCCTCGGTGAGAGAGCGGACCTGCTGTTCTGCCTCTTTCAACTCGGTCACGTCGTGGCAGGTGCCGATCACGCCGGCCGTGCTGCCGTTATTGCGCACCCCCTCCACGTCGAGCCGCACCACCCGGTACGATCCGTCCGGCCGCACCACCCGGACGAACTTGTGTTCCGGCTGACGCTCCGGGTCCGCCGCCCCCTGCATCGAGGCGGCCACCTCCGCACGGTCGTCGGGGTGGAAGCGCTCCAAAAAGGAGTGACAGGTGGGCTGGATCCCACCTGGGGCCACCCCGCAGATGCGGTACATCTCGTCGGACCAGTCCATGCTCTCCGCGTCGGGCTCCCGCTGCCAGCTCCCCAGGTGGGCGATGCGCTGCGCCGCGGCGAGTTGACGCTGGCTTTGGGCAAGGCTGCGGTGCTGCGCAGCTACCAGTCGCTTCAGCTCGATCTGTTCCAGTACCTTGTCCAGCACGGTGAAGAGTTCCTGGTAGTTGAGAGGCTTGAGGACGTAGTGGTGCACGCCGATCTCTATGGCGCTCAAAAGGTAGGAGGTGTCGCTGTGGGCGGTGACCGCGATGATGCGGACTTCAGGGTTGAGCGCTTTTATCTCGCGGGACATCCGGATTCCGTCCATGACCGGCATGTTAATGTCGGTCATCACGATTTCCGGCATGCGCTGCCGGTACAACTCCAGGGCCTGCAAACCGTTGTCGGCAGCATAGACGGTGAGGTGCGGGTAGTTTATGGCCAGCATCCGGGTAACCATCTGGCGCGCGTCGGCCTCGTCCTCGACATAGAGCATGCTGACCCCTGCGCCCTCCCGAACCTCGTCTTTCATTGGGCCCCCTGGTTGCGCGACAGGATCCCCTTGAGCCGGTCCACCGTCATAGGTTTGTACACGTAGTCGACCACACCAAGCTCCCAGCACTGTTCCTGGTCCGTTTCGTTGTCTGACGAGGTGAGTATGGCCACCGTGAGCCCCTGCAGCTTGGCGCTGTCGCGGATGCCGCGCAGCAGGTCGAGCCCACTGATCTTGGGAAGTTTAAGGTCCAAAAGGACCAGCTTGATGTGGCGATAGCTATCATCCTGCTCCATGCGTTTGAGCAGGTCGTCCGCCTCTTCCCCGTCCCGGGCGGTAAGGATCTCGTGCTGGCAGGCCTTGCCAATGATGCGGCTGGCCAGGAACAGGTCGTCCGGGTTGTCTTCGACGAGCAGGATATATGATGGCGCCATGGGAACTCCGCGCTGCCGCAGTCGGTTCTCGGCCGAAAAAAAGCCGAGCGTGGTAACGTTGCCGCGTCTGCTCGGCCTGCTGCCGATGTGGCAGTGTTAGAACGTGCGTGTTTTAACATTAACAAACGCTTATTCTAACCACCCCCACCACCTTGTCAATTAAGCCGTCACCCGGATCCTCCCCTCCCCGGCGCTTCGATGCGGAATTCCGCTCCGTTGCTGACGTTGCGCGCCGACAGCCTGCCGGGAATGTTCTTCTCGATGATCACCTTGGACATGTACAGGCCGATGCCCGTGCCTCGCTCCGGTCCCCTAGTAGTGAAGTAGGGATCGAAAATTTTCTCCATGATCGCCTCTGGGATCCCGCCGGCGTTGTCCCGCACGGTAACCACCGAGTTCCCCTGCTCCTCGAAAACGGCCACCCAGATCGCGCGGTCTTCGATCTTGCGGTCCAAAAAGGCGTCGCGGGCGTTGAACAGGATGTTGAGGATCGCCTGGGAGAACTCGTTGGGGTGGCCGGTGATGAAGGTGTCGCCGTTTACCTGCAGGTCCACCGAGATCTGCAAGGTCCGGAAGCTCTCCTGTACCAGGCACAGCGTCTTCTGCACCACTTCCGCGACCCGGAACGGGACCGACTCCTTGTCCGGCTTGAAGAAGTTCCTGAAATCGTCGATTGTCCGCGAGGTGTGGCCCAACACCTTCATGAACCTTGCTACGCTGTCGCGCAGGTACTCCCGGGTCAGGTCGCCCCGGTCGTACATGACCGGCAGTTCCTGGACGATGAGCCCGAGTTCGTTGAGCGGTTGGCGCCACTGGTGCGCGATGTTGCTGATCATCTCGCCCAGGGCTGCCAGGCGGTTTTGCTGCAGCAGCATACGTTCCTTCTCCCCCAGTTCCTCCAGCGCCTCCAGACGCTGCGCGGTCTCTTCCTCCAGTTCGAGGAGGGTCCGGGTCAGCTCTTCGTGTTGCAACTCGACCTTGCGCCGGCTTTGCTCCAGGTCGGCGGTGCGCTCGGCCACGCGCTGCTCCAGGTCCTGCTTGGACTCCTCCAGGGCGCCGATCAGTTCGCAGTTGCGATAGCTGATGCCGATGATGGAGGCCGTGCCCATCAACAGGCTCACGTCCCGTTCCACCAGGGGGCGCTTGGTCTTCACGTTCTCCGCGGTCAGCACCCCCAGGGAGACACCGTCAGAGACGATGGGACAGCAGATGAAGGCGCGGGTGCCGTTTTTGAGAGCGCAGGCAAGGGTGCGCTGGCCGAGCATCTCCTGTTCCTGCTCCAGGTTATTGATCAGGAATGGTCTTTGCTCCTTAAGGCAGGCGACATAGACGTCAGCGATGTGGTCCAGCGGCAGGTCTAGCCGGTTCAGACAGGCCAACTCGCTGGCGCCGTAGCCGTAGCTTGCGTGCAGTTGCAGTCTCCCCTCTTCTGCGTTGACCAGGAAGATAGCGCCGCGGTCGTACTCGAGCCGGCGCTGCATGATGTCGGCCACGTCCATGAGCATCTCTTCGAGCCGCTTGAGGTTGCCCAAGCGCTGCCCGATCTCGTGGGTCAGCATGGCGTTGTTGTAGTTGAGATCAATCTGCTCCAGCAGGTTCTCGATGGAATGGTTGGTGCTGCTAAGCCCTTCTTTTATGGCCCGCTTCTCGCTCATTTCAGCGGACAGCCAGACCAGGAGGAACAGGCACAGCGAGCCAAGCAGGATCTCGACAGCGCCCCTTCCCTGCAGCGCCACCAGGAGTGCAAGGTTGATCGCGACCAGGATCGGCAGTATCAAGTTGCGCGCCTTCTTCATGTAGGTGTAGGCGCTCTTCTCCCAGGTGACGATATAACGGCATACCGGGTCGCCGCGGAACACGCACTCAGGCTGCTGGATGGTGGGGAGACGGCGGATTTCAGGGAAGTACTGCAGGTCGGTGATCTTGTGGTTGAACATGAGCACGATGGCCTCGAAGAAGCCGATGCGGTTCTCGCACTGGTACGGCTTCTCGAGCCCCGCCTCGACGGGGGTAACCGTGATCTCGACCATGTTGGAGGCAAGCGGACGCGAGTGGTACGTCGTGCTCCTGGTGAAGTTGGCGGTGGCCTTGCTGATGATGTCGAAGGTGCTGGAAGCGTCGACAAGCCCCAGGATGTACTGGCGCATGGCCCCCAGCACGTCGGGCGAAGCGGCGTAGCGTCCCGCTTCCCGCGCGATCTTCGGGTTGCCGGTCATCTGCAGCAGCCGCTCGTAGAATCGGTCCACCTGGTCCTGCCGGAACCAGTGCGCCTGGTCGGCGACCTCGTAATCCTTCATCCCGGCGTATTCCAACAGCTCGTTGATGTCGACGTGGCTGTACTTGTGCTTCACCAGCAGGATGAAGGAGTTGATGATCCTGCTGTTGTACAGCGGCATGTCGCGAAGGCGGGATGATTCCATTCAGGCTCCGGTGGGCTTCACTGCCCTTTCGCGTGTCCCTTGAAAAGTCCGTCGCAATACTGCAGAAAGTGGTCGCTGTAGTGCATGTCCAGGGTCCAGAGCAGGTAGTTCTTCTCGTAGGGGAGTCCCTTCTCTTCCACGTAGGCGTGCGGGAAGGTCAGTACCGGCATCCCCTCTCCCTGGTAGTGGCGGCTCACCTGCCTCAGGGAGAGTACGATCAGCTCCGGCGGCGTTTCCTGGTCGAGGACAACGACGGTGACGCAGTTGGTAAGCTCAGCCATGTTGAAGCCGGCGTCGGTGCAGTTGACCAGGAAGAAGGCCTTCAGGCCGCCCCCCTTGCGCAGTGAGTACAGGTAGAGCTCCTTGTGAAAGCCGAGGTTGCGGTAGTCGTCGTTGACCTCGCTGCTCTCTGCGGCGCCCGGGGAGAGGTCGAAGGCATCGATCATCAGCCCTCTGGAGACGTGGCGGTAGAAGCGCCCCAGTTCAGTGAGATCGAAGTCGCTGCTAGGTGCCAGCACCCACGGTTCCGGCCATGGGGGCTCCTCTCCCTCGGGACGGTAGTGGGAGTAGGCGAACAAGTCGAGAGAACAGCTTTTCTGGTCTCCGTGCCTGTCGGCGAAGCCACCGAAGACCCGCGCCGGGAACTTGTTGTCCGGGCGGTAGTAGCAAAAGACGTAGCGCAGGTGAGCAAAGGGGAAGCTTTCAAGCTCGTTCAGGTACTGCCCCACCTGCTCCAAAACGGCCAGGCCAGCCTTTACCGACGCGGATTTGCGTGCGGCGTGGTGGTGGATGAGCCAGGAGTTCTGGTAGAAGCGGACCATGGCCAGGTGCCCCAGGATGCTGCCACGGTCCAGGTAGATGAAGTGTCGGGCGATGTGCGGGTTCTCGTTGTACAGCCGGGCGTAGGTCTCCTTGATGCGCTCTTTGTTGGCCTGGAAAAAAGCGTATTTGCCCGGGTAGATGAATCCGGTCTGGAAGAAGAAGTCCCACAGGTCGTCGAGGTCCACCTCGGTGCTGACGTAGGCGTGGCGGTCCGCTGCCTGGTGCAGAATGGAGAGGAGCTTGACGTGGTCGCGTATTTCCATCTCCAGGATGGCGCAACCGCAGCGGGCATTCCTTTCCTCCCCCTCCCCCCCGGTGACATTGCGTGACAGCACCTGGGCCAGGCACTCCAGGGTCAGCCCCTGGGCGAAGGTGATCTTTACTGCCGGCATCATCATCCCCGGCATCAACACCGATTCCCCTTCGTTCTCCTCCACCGAAAACCCTTTGCCGGAAAGGTCCCCCATCTTCAGGTTGACCCGCTTGCCGATGAGCGGATGGTCGAACACGATGTTCGGCGACGGCACCAGTTCCTTGCGTGCGTTGCGGTAGGCCTTGGGGCGAAAGCGGCGGAAGTTGTCCTGGTGCTGCTTCAAAACGAAGGAGCAGCGCCGGTGGTCGCTGGTAAGGTATAGGATGTCGAAGCTCCCTGAGAAGATAAGGTTGTCGCCGCACGTAAGGTTCAGGTGCACCGGCTCCTCAACGTTGATCCAGTTGAGCGCCTCGGGCCGCTGCCAGGTGCCGGTGACCCGCAGCGTGACGGGAGTGAAATCGACCAGTTCGCAGTCGAAGAGCACGCCGTGCTGCAGCAGCTGCGCCGAGACGTCGGTGGCGGGATGGCGCCTGATCTTCCGGGCCTGGAATTCGCGGCATGCCGCCGGGAGCAGCAGTGACAGCCCCGTGTCGTCGATGGAGAGCAGCTCGGAGTTCACCACCAGGTACTTCCTGCCGTCGGCGATGAGGAGGTAGTCGAAACGGTAGGCCTTCAGAATCTGCTGGATGCTCCCCGGCTCGTCCCAACGGCATTCCAACTGCTCTCCGGCGCATGGCTTGGGACGGGCAGGGAGCATGATGGCGTCGTCGTAGGCCAGGTGTTTTAGGCAGACCAGCACGGTCTGGTCCTGGAAGTTGATGTAATTCAGGCGGTTCACCAGGTGGCTTCGGCTGACGCTCTTGCCGGTCACCGGGCTCTCGGCATCGGATGGGACTGCACGAAGTGTCGTTGCCGCGTCTGCCATGTCTCCCTCTCGGGCGAATGCGGGAATGGTCGGTCGGCGCGTAGGCTGCGCGCACCAAAAGGGCTAGATGGAGGTCCCGCTGTGCTCCTGGGCCTGGTGGTGGGCCGCCAGCTCCGGGGCGACGTTGAGCCCCAGCCAGTACTGCACCAGGTTCTGCATCATCACCAGGAGCGCGTTGAATGAGTTGGGCTTGAACAGGAAGGAATTGCAGCCAAGCTCGTAGGCCCGGTTCAGGTCGACCGGCGGCACCTGCGTGGTCAGCACGACCACCGGAAGCCGTTTCAGGGCCGGCTGTTCCCTAAGCCATGACAGAAGTCCCACCCCCGAGATGTGCGGCAGCTTCAGGTCGAGCAGCATCAAGACCGGCATCGGGTAGCACTCGCGGTCCTGGAACGTCCCGCGGCCGCTCAGGTAGCCGATGGCTTCCTCTCCGTCCCTCGCACTCTGCACCGGGGTTATCACGCCCACCCGCTGCAGGGCGAGCTTGGTGAAGTGGGCCTGGTCCTGGTCGTTGTCGACCACCAGGATGGTGTGGTTCACATAGCTCATGGTTCCCCCCGGCGCTATTCCGCTCTCCTGAGTTCAATCCAGAACCGGCTCCCCTCCCCTTCATTCGACACCAACCCAATGCGCCCCCCCAGGCGCTGCACAGCCTTGCGCACGATGGCGAGCCCCACCCCTGTGCCGGGGTAGCTCTCCATGCTGTGCAGCCGCTCGAAGATCTTGAAGATCCTCTCCTGGTGCTGCGGAGCGATGCCGATGCCGTTGTCCTCCACGTACAGGCGGCAGTACTCCTGCGACTCGTCGGTCCAGATGCGCAGCACGGGGACTGCCCCCTTCGGGACGAACTTTATGCCGTTGGTCATCAAGTTCAGCACCACCTGCACCAGTACCGCGTGGTGCCCGATCACGGTGGGCAGGTTGCTCGCGGTCTCCAGTCGATAGGAGGTGCCCCCTTCCGCCAGTTCCAGCTGCAGGGCCGCGTCGTGCACCACCTGGTCCAGGTGCACCGGTTCTAGGGTGATCTCCTGCCTGCTGACCCGGCTGTAGGCGAGCAGGTCCTGGATGAGCCGGTCCATCCCCTGAGCGGCGTTCTTGATGCGCACCAGGTAAGCGTTGCGCTCGGCTGGTGTCTGCAACTCGTCGTCCAAAAGGATCTCCGCGAAGGCCTGCATGGCGCGGATCGGGGCCCGCAGGTCGTGGGAAACGGAGAAGGCGAAGGTGTCCAGTTCCTCGTTGATTTCCTCGAGTTGGGCGGTGCGTTCGGCGACACGGCGGTCCATGGTGGAGGCCTCTTTTTCCAGCTTCGCGGTGAGGTCCGCTATTTCCGCCTCCTCCTCGCGGTAGCGCGTGCAGTCGCTGATCACCATGCCGATGTGGTTGTCGGTGAGGGCAAAGATGCGGACTCGGTAAAAGAGGTTGTCACGCGACACCTCCCCCAGTTCCAGCGAGCCTCCGAATGCGGCCAGGCGGTGGCAGTAGTCCTTGAACCGGTCAGGATCGAACCATTCGGGGAAGCAGTCCGTTACCACGCAGTTATTGAAGTTGAACGACTTGCAGCGGCACAGCTTGACCGCCGCAGGGTTCATCTCGATCACCTGCGGAGGCACCTCCGGATTGCGCGCCTCCAGGCGCAGGACGGCGAGTGCCTCCCGCATGTTGGTGAACATCAATCGGTAGAGCTGCTCGGCCTGTTCCATGTCCATGGCGGGCTCTCCTTGGCAAATGCAGAAGAGTATAGCGAAGGAGGATTTGTTTGCACTAATGTTTTGTCGGCCAAGCGACAGGGATCGTGTGGCGGAATTGCAGTGGCGGCGCGGATGGGAGATGGGGTTATTTCCGGGAGATGTAAGGATTTCCGTCCAAGTAGAAGCGCAGGGGCTCGGCGGCCCAGATGCCGGAGTAGTCGACGCCGACCCGTGGCCGTGCTACCACCTGGCGCGGCACGCCGGGGTCACGGGGAGCGATGAAGAAATCGGGGCTTTCCAGGTCGTGCCCGTTTTGCCGCAGGTCTATCGCCATGGCACGGCACAAAAGTCCCGGCCACTGGGTCCGGTCACGCAGGTTCGACACCGGTTCGAGGGCGCGCAGCAGCACTGCGCAGGCGTTGCCCTGCCGTTCGGTCACCACGTTCATGCAGCAGTAGATCCCGTAGATGAGGTAGACATAGGCAAAGCCGGGGGGACCGAAGAGGATGCGGGTGCGCGGCGTCAGCCCTTTCGAGGAGTGCGCCGCCAGGTCGGTCTCGCCGAGATACGCCTCCACCTCGACGATCCTTCCCACCCTCACCTCTCCGGCCACGTCGTGGACCAGGAAGGCTCCCAGGAGATCATGCGCGACTGCAACGGTGTCGCGATCGTAGAAGGCACGGGGCACCGGGGCCAACGTAGTCATCGGCGCCTCCTAAATCAACCCTTCCTTCTTGAGGGATTTCACCACCTTGTGCGCCAGGTCTTTGCCAACCTTGGTGACGT
Protein-coding sequences here:
- a CDS encoding PAS domain-containing sensor histidine kinase — encoded protein: MTGRPGAIQAEDKEIAMALLAAIVDSSNDAILSKTPDGIITSWNQAAQDLYGYQAEEVVGENIRILVPADRLDELEQITRKVLAGGQIRNMETVRLAKGGREVQVSLTLSPIFDAAGILTGISIIARENAERVQKERLLRESERYYRALVEMAPDAVLVHRDGAFLYANCAALGTYGAWNLAQLQEHTVLELIYPGDRKAMQQSIDAVMMGEDPSTLEFRLLRLDGKELFMESSSTRIEYQGIPAVQIIARDVSQRKAADAEREVMMKELAFQQARFEAVVEQLPVGVIIAEAPSGKVVYQNELNRAIFRDDVDEVENAADHCRWRMYTPDGAPLPAQKYPLVRAIKEGETVLAEEYQILRGDGTRGFVQVNATPLRDITGNIISGLAALTDITESRSAAKALRESEERLQLALDAAQMGSCDMDTASGQGIWSRHHFVVLGYPAPEGQSALATLSMWQGRIHPEDKDRVMAELDRACTEHDLFTSEHRIFRADDHAVVWVSVMGRFWCEETSCRFIGVIFDITKRRSNEEELRRSAQRFRNLADSMPQIVWTANPDGNLDYLNAHFENYTGVKRCILVQTKGNPASLITDCIYPGDRERTAQAWSHAVATGEIYQIEQRIKHHGDDYRWHLARAVPQRDEEGRVVKWYGTATDINDLRETQEKLRASETRFRWLYESSLSAIFFWNRDGFITDANDAYCELVGYSGQECRGGTLSLADVTPPEEHAKDRAAMDETITRGISKTYQKVFIRRNSKEPVAALTAMARMADSTAEGIGFAVDLTDLKRAEQALKASEARLKLAVEATGLGIFDVSLQTGKGDWSPIAKQHYGLNQETDVDLETVLRMVHPEDRERLEQIVKDARSTTGTGLYSAEYRTTPPDGRVNWLSMRARVSYDEHGTPLRLVGACLNITDSVLAQEALREEMTERLRAVEELRRQEQLLIRQGRLAAMGEMIGNIAHQWRQPLNTLGLIVQELPSFCEQGLLTKQYLENSVSRAMQVINYMSQTIDGFRNFFGPEKEKQRFLAAAILEQTLAILQAAFTAAKITFDVEADPEAEIFGSPNEYSQVLVNILMNAKDVLLERKVAEPKIEVRLRRQHGKTVLCVEDNAGGIPADIIEKVFDPYFTTKGPDKGTGIGLFMSKTIVEKNMKGTLTVSNTEQGARFCIEV
- a CDS encoding sensor histidine kinase; this encodes MKDEVREGAGVSMLYVEDEADARQMVTRMLAINYPHLTVYAADNGLQALELYRQRMPEIVMTDINMPVMDGIRMSREIKALNPEVRIIAVTAHSDTSYLLSAIEIGVHHYVLKPLNYQELFTVLDKVLEQIELKRLVAAQHRSLAQSQRQLAAAQRIAHLGSWQREPDAESMDWSDEMYRICGVAPGGIQPTCHSFLERFHPDDRAEVAASMQGAADPERQPEHKFVRVVRPDGSYRVVRLDVEGVRNNGSTAGVIGTCHDVTELKEAEQQVRSLTEELERRVLQRTSLLQATVSELENFSYFVSHDLRAPVARMEGFCTALLEDCGACGHANCRQYAERSANVVQQIKQIMDAFNSLTHLARCALTIGDTDLSLLARNIARDLAASAPERKVDFVIAEGARVKGDPELLGKALGHLLGNAWKFTSKSERGLIEFGWTDREGVRTYFVRDNGVGFNMKYAQKLFKPFQTIHAPEEFGWAGTGIGLATAHSIVLRHGGRLWAEGEVGQGATFYFTLEPNPESGSYLKET
- a CDS encoding response regulator, which translates into the protein MAPSYILLVEDNPDDLFLASRIIGKACQHEILTARDGEEADDLLKRMEQDDSYRHIKLVLLDLKLPKISGLDLLRGIRDSAKLQGLTVAILTSSDNETDQEQCWELGVVDYVYKPMTVDRLKGILSRNQGAQ
- a CDS encoding GAF domain-containing sensor histidine kinase, which gives rise to MESSRLRDMPLYNSRIINSFILLVKHKYSHVDINELLEYAGMKDYEVADQAHWFRQDQVDRFYERLLQMTGNPKIAREAGRYAASPDVLGAMRQYILGLVDASSTFDIISKATANFTRSTTYHSRPLASNMVEITVTPVEAGLEKPYQCENRIGFFEAIVLMFNHKITDLQYFPEIRRLPTIQQPECVFRGDPVCRYIVTWEKSAYTYMKKARNLILPILVAINLALLVALQGRGAVEILLGSLCLFLLVWLSAEMSEKRAIKEGLSSTNHSIENLLEQIDLNYNNAMLTHEIGQRLGNLKRLEEMLMDVADIMQRRLEYDRGAIFLVNAEEGRLQLHASYGYGASELACLNRLDLPLDHIADVYVACLKEQRPFLINNLEQEQEMLGQRTLACALKNGTRAFICCPIVSDGVSLGVLTAENVKTKRPLVERDVSLLMGTASIIGISYRNCELIGALEESKQDLEQRVAERTADLEQSRRKVELQHEELTRTLLELEEETAQRLEALEELGEKERMLLQQNRLAALGEMISNIAHQWRQPLNELGLIVQELPVMYDRGDLTREYLRDSVARFMKVLGHTSRTIDDFRNFFKPDKESVPFRVAEVVQKTLCLVQESFRTLQISVDLQVNGDTFITGHPNEFSQAILNILFNARDAFLDRKIEDRAIWVAVFEEQGNSVVTVRDNAGGIPEAIMEKIFDPYFTTRGPERGTGIGLYMSKVIIEKNIPGRLSARNVSNGAEFRIEAPGRGGSG